A single window of Leptolyngbya ohadii IS1 DNA harbors:
- a CDS encoding serine/threonine-protein kinase: MSQQLLIGRYLVLKQLGTGGFSETYLARDKYLPGHSFCVVKRLKLSANCPISPETARRLFEGEARVLGRLGQNNSQIPSLLAYCSDAEETYLVQEYVEGENLGEWVSQGRRLTSAGAIELLLQVLPILAYIHSLRIIHRDIKPSNLLQRKSDGKIVLIDFGAACCLEEGEFRARPDEETLAIGTPGYMPNEQQLGMAEFSSDLYALGIAVIHLLTGIQPNQFQQEIISGELNWQNYLQPQGQTQAVDPALITFLDQMVRSKCHDRYASAEAALTALNTLVNQRKRSPRRLWTQHRGKPLMLKPIVALFALSLAAGYLVRSVLAVNSTEVQMTLLREVATPFNVGEMLIAPNARLLVCAGTDRVLRLWSLPEGKQLKPLVGHQSPITALSMSQNSRLLASSDANTIHLWDSVSGGLLQTFRVNSRPVTAIAISPDGQNLVSGSQDGTLHIWQLTTGRLVRILREPPNFAVTAITFGASANQIITASSNFQLQVWNLQTGERERVFAGHQAEIVGLEVTDRQTLMSFGKDRTLVWDLKSGTLKQALSEKSTQPVTASVNQSNMMTVNQEGIVRLWDKEAEQFVWQASSQIQAGSEVAISPNHRYVVAWQPNRRLQIWQFNRED, encoded by the coding sequence GTGAGCCAGCAGCTACTCATTGGACGATATCTGGTTCTAAAACAGCTAGGGACAGGAGGCTTCAGCGAAACTTATTTAGCACGCGATAAATACCTGCCAGGTCATTCTTTCTGCGTGGTAAAAAGGCTCAAATTATCTGCAAATTGCCCAATTTCCCCGGAGACTGCGCGCAGATTATTTGAGGGGGAAGCTCGTGTCCTGGGACGGCTTGGGCAAAACAATTCGCAGATTCCATCGCTGCTGGCTTACTGCTCTGATGCAGAGGAAACCTATTTAGTCCAGGAATATGTAGAGGGTGAAAATTTAGGGGAATGGGTTTCCCAAGGACGACGGCTGACTTCCGCAGGCGCGATCGAGCTGCTATTGCAGGTTTTACCAATTCTGGCTTACATTCATTCCCTGCGGATTATTCACCGCGATATTAAGCCCAGCAACCTTTTACAACGCAAGAGCGACGGCAAGATTGTCCTAATTGATTTTGGGGCTGCTTGCTGTTTAGAAGAAGGGGAGTTCCGTGCCCGTCCTGATGAAGAAACCCTGGCGATCGGCACTCCAGGCTATATGCCCAACGAGCAGCAGCTTGGCATGGCGGAGTTTAGTAGCGATCTCTATGCATTAGGTATTGCCGTCATTCATCTGTTAACTGGAATTCAACCCAATCAATTTCAGCAGGAGATTATTTCAGGTGAGCTAAATTGGCAGAACTATCTTCAGCCGCAGGGGCAGACACAAGCCGTTGATCCCGCACTGATCACGTTTCTCGATCAGATGGTGCGGAGTAAGTGCCACGATCGCTATGCTTCAGCGGAGGCAGCTTTAACTGCCCTCAACACGCTGGTTAATCAACGTAAAAGAAGTCCTAGACGCCTCTGGACTCAGCATCGGGGGAAGCCGCTGATGCTAAAACCGATCGTTGCTTTGTTTGCACTCAGCCTGGCAGCAGGATACCTGGTTCGCTCAGTGCTGGCGGTTAACTCAACGGAGGTTCAGATGACCCTACTGCGTGAAGTCGCCACTCCCTTTAATGTCGGAGAAATGCTGATTGCTCCCAATGCCCGTCTTTTAGTTTGTGCGGGAACCGATCGGGTTTTGCGCCTCTGGTCGCTTCCTGAGGGAAAACAGCTCAAGCCATTGGTTGGACATCAAAGTCCGATTACCGCACTCAGCATGAGCCAAAATAGTCGCCTACTGGCGAGCAGCGATGCCAATACGATCCACCTGTGGGATTCCGTTTCGGGCGGGCTACTTCAGACGTTTAGGGTCAATTCGCGTCCTGTGACGGCGATCGCAATCAGCCCTGATGGACAGAATTTGGTCAGCGGTAGCCAGGATGGAACTTTGCATATCTGGCAGCTAACAACTGGACGACTGGTGCGAATTTTGAGGGAACCTCCTAACTTTGCCGTTACCGCAATTACCTTTGGCGCAAGCGCTAATCAAATTATTACGGCGAGCAGCAATTTTCAGCTTCAGGTCTGGAATTTACAGACGGGAGAACGGGAGCGTGTATTCGCTGGACATCAAGCAGAAATCGTTGGCTTAGAAGTAACCGATCGCCAAACCCTGATGAGTTTCGGTAAAGATCGGACATTAGTCTGGGATTTAAAGTCCGGCACGTTGAAACAGGCTCTCTCCGAGAAATCGACGCAGCCTGTAACTGCTTCAGTGAATCAAAGCAATATGATGACGGTGAATCAGGAAGGAATTGTCCGCCTTTGGGATAAAGAAGCCGAGCAGTTTGTATGGCAAGCTTCCAGCCAAATTCAGGCAGGTTCAGAGGTTGCAATTAGTCCAAATCATCGGTATGTAGTTGCCTGGCAACCCAATCGTCGTTTGCAAATCTGGCAGTTTAACCGTGAAGACTGA